Proteins co-encoded in one Brassica rapa cultivar Chiifu-401-42 chromosome A02, CAAS_Brap_v3.01, whole genome shotgun sequence genomic window:
- the LOC103868206 gene encoding translocase of chloroplast 159, chloroplastic-like: MGFLCRRWCERGNLISVKAFDNLSESLESEDMSLVSGKVHDEEDHTVKEEITSTDYVREEHDDDLTAAYGRDLESVGKETSEALVDIVSASEFGSQGSSGERVMGVDRSGEQLLDDAHSSVTNIHSYQGYRFDGHISTDSDEEADTNIVGEEESFDTAALAAILKAATGGTSDDLHTTIISQDETEPPAGLGSSLRLVRSRLNRTNMFPSLKVGMGGESESNLSEEEKHKLEKLQSLRVKYLRLVHRLGKSVKDSIAEQVLYKLSLLANSHYSFSLDAAKKMAMDQSEELNFSLNILVLGKSGVGKSATTNSILGHQTVSIDAFGPSTTSVKEVSRTVDGGVKITIIDTPGLKTSAMDQIGNTKMLSSVKKVMKKFPPDVVLYVDRLDDAQNNLPLLRTITDSLGPSIWENAIVILTHSASAPPDDPSGTPLKYEEFVSARSYIVQRSISQAVGLVYTPPVYLVENHLLCRKNRAGEKVLPNGQVWKPELMLLCYSIKVLSEAVYLMKPREEPPLNYRNVFGSLWPKMSLPSLLSWLLPSRSHPSDQGGKVDDVSDSEDEYDQLPPFEPLRRSQLTKLSKELRKAYFEEYDYRVKLLQKKQWREGLKKNGKKSSVYGEEVDPENNRAPVTLPDMVLPPSFDSDNSAYRYRSLESTSQFVTRSELDTQVWDHDCGYDCVIAEHSLAIAKRFPVAITVQMTKDKEEFDIHLDSSVCAKHGDNGSTMAGLTVRSVSNQLMYVVVGETKFNNFRKNKTTLGGSVTFFGEDVAIGLKLEDHITLGKRIVLAGNAGTVQSREESAYEANLEVRLREDDFPIGQNQSALGLSLTKSKEEDLTLSANLRSQVSIGRQTKVAAFASLDTKRTGRFTVRTSSSDQLQIAVMAILPLAMSIYKRVVGSGDN; encoded by the coding sequence ATGGGCTTCCTTTGTCGCCGGTGGTGCGAGCGTGGCAATTTGATTAGTGTTAAGGCTTTCGATAACTTGTCTGAGTCTTTGGAATCTGAGGATATGAGTTTGGTTAGTGGTAAAGTCCATGATGAAGAAGATCATACTGTAAAAGAGGAGATTACTTCTACAGATTATGTGCGTGAGGAACATGATGATGATCTGACTGCTGCATATGGTAGAGATTTAGAATCGGTAGGTAAGGAAACATCAGAGGCACTTGTGGATATTGTTTCTGCAAGTGAGTTTGGCAGCCAAGGATCTTCAGGAGAACGTGTCATGGGCGTTGATAGGTCTGGAGAACAGCTCTTGGATGATGCACATTCTAGTGTAACAAACATTCATAGCTATCAAGGATATAGGTTTGATGGCCATATTTCCACAGATTCTGACGAGGAAGCCGACACCAATATTGTAGGTGAGGAGGAAAGTTTTGATACTGCAGCTTTGGCTGCCATCTTAAAGGCAGCCACTGGTGGAACTTCAGATGATCTTCATACAACCATAATATCTCAGGATGAAACAGAACCTCCAGCTGGTTTGGGCTCATCTTTAAGACTGGTGAGATCACGTCTAAACCGCACCAACATGTTCCCCAGTCTAAAAGTCGGAATGGGCGGAGAGAGTGAGAGTAACTTGAGCGAGGAAGAGAAACATAAGCTGGAAAAACTGCAAAGTTTGCGTGTGAAATATCTGCGTCTTGTGCATAGGCTGGGGAAGTCAGTGAAAGACTCAATAGCAGAGCAGGTTCTTTACAAGCTTTCACTTCTTGCTAATAGTCATTATTCATTCAGTCTTGACGCTGCAAAGAAGATGGCTATGGATCAGTCTGAAGAATTAAACTTCTCTCTAAACATACTGGTCCTTGGAAAGTCCGGTGTGGGAAAAAGTGCCACTACAAACTCCATCTTGGGCCATCAGACTGTATCCATTGATGCGTTTGGACCTTCCACCACTTCAGTCAAAGAAGTTTCTAGAACAGTGGACGGTGGTGTCAAGATCACAATCATCGATACGCCGGGCTTAAAAACTTCTGCCATGGATCAAATTGGTAATACCAAGATGTTGTCCTCGGTGAAGAAGGTAATGAAGAAGTTCCCACCTGATGTTGTTCTTTACGTTGATCGTCTTGATGATGCTCAGAACAATCTTCCTTTGCTAAGAACAATCACTGATTCTCTTGGTCCTTCCATATGGGAGAACGCCATAGTGATACTGACTCATTCTGCTTCAGCTCCTCCTGATGACCCATCCGGCACTCCTTTGAAGTATGAGGAGTTTGTATCGGCACGCTCATACATTGTTCAGCGTTCAATTTCACAAGCCGTTGGTTTGGTTTACACGCCTCCAGTTTATCTAGTTGAGAATCATCTTTTGTGCAGGAAGAACCGAGCAGGTGAAAAAGTTCTCCCAAACGGCCAAGTTTGGAAGCCTGAGCTGATGCTTTTGTGTTACTCTATCAAAGTTTTGTCCGAAGCAGTTTATCTGATGAAGCCTCGAGAAGAACCGCCACTGAACTACCGCAACGTTTTTGGATCTCTTTGGCCCAAGATGTCTCTCCCTAGCTTGTTGTCTTGGCTGTTGCCGTCCCGTTCACATCCTTCAGACCAAGGTGGTAAAGTTGATGATGTGTCTGACTCTGAGGATGAGTATGACCAGCTTCCACCATTTGAGCCTCTCCGGAGAAGTCAGCTTACAAAACTCTCAAAGGAACTGAGAAAGGCGTATTTCGAGGAGTATGATTACCGTGTAAAGCTCCTGCAGAAGAAGCAATGGAGAGAGGGCTTGAAGAAAAATGGAAAGAAGAGTAGTGTATATGGAGAAGAAGTGGATCCAGAGAACAACCGGGCTCCAGTTACATTACCAGATATGGTATTGCCACCTTCATTTGACAGTGATAACTCAGCTTATCGTTACCGCTCTCTAGAATCCACTTCACAGTTCGTTACCAGGTCAGAGTTGGATACTCAAGTCTGGGACCATGATTGTGGATATGACTGTGTCATTGCAGAACATAGTCTGGCCATAGCTAAACGTTTTCCTGTTGCAATCACCGTTCAAATGACTAAGGACAAGGAAGAGTTCGATATCCATCTGGACTCTTCTGTTTGTGCTAAGCACGGGGACAATGGTTCCACCATGGCAGGGCTCACTGTCCGGAGTGTAAGTAATCAGCTTATGTACGTGGTCGTAGGAGAAACCAAATTCAATAACTTTAGGAAGAACAAGACGACTCTTGGAGGGTCTGTGACATTCTTCGGTGAGGATGTTGCGATTGGTCTCAAACTCGAGGACCACATCACGCTCGGGAAAAGGATCGTCCTAGCTGGAAACGCAGGGACCGTGCAGTCGCGGGAAGAGTCAGCCTATGAAGCAAACCTCGAGGTGAGGCTTAGAGAAGATGATTTTCCGATAGGACAAAACCAATCTGCCTTGGGGCTGTCTCTAACCAAGTCTAAAGAAGAAGATCTAACCCTCTCAGCGAATCTCCGGTCTCAAGTCTCTATAGGAAGACAAACGAAGGTAGCAGCTTTTGCAAGTCTTGACACCAAGAGGACCGGACGTTTCACAGTCAGAACCAGCAGCTCAGATCAGTTGCAGATCGCGGTCATGGCCATTCTTCCTCTTGCCATGTCCATCTACAAGAGGGTTGTTGGATCAGGAGACAACTGA
- the LOC103868205 gene encoding xyloglucan 6-xylosyltransferase 2: MMERCLGANRCRRIQRALRHLKVTVLCLVLTIVVLRGTIGAGKFGTPEQDLDEIRQHIYTSRKRAEPHRVLEEIQTGGDSSSSGGGGGGGSNNYETFDINKIFVDEGEEEKPDPNKPYTLGPKISDWDEQRSDWLAKNPTFPNFIGPNKPRVLLVTGSAPKPCENPVGDHYLLKSIKNKIDYCRLHGIEIFYNMALLDAEMAGFWAKLPLIRKLLLSHPEIEFLWWMDSDAMFTDMAFELPWERYKDYNLVMHGWNEMVYDEKNWIGLNTGSFLLRNNQWALDLLDTWAPMGPKGKIREEAGKVLTRELKGRPVFEADDQSAMVYLLATQRATWGNKVYLENGYYLHGYWGILVDKYEEMIENHHPGLGDHRWPLVTHFVGCKPCGKFGDYPVERCLKQMDRAFNFGDNQILQIYGFTHKSLASRKVKRVRNETSNPLEMKDELGLLHPAFKAVKVQQTNQV, from the exons ATGATGGAGAGGTGTTTAGGAGCTAACCGGTGCCGGAGAATACAGAGAGCTTTACGTCACTTAAAGGTGACGGTTCTGTGTCTCGTTCTCACCATAGTCGTCCTACGTGGCACAATCGGCGCCGGCAAGTTCGGAACTCCGGAGCAAGATCTCGACGAGATCCGTCAGCATATCTACACATCGCGTAAACGGGCCGAGCCTCACCGTGTACTCGAAGAGATACAGACCGGTGGCGATTCGTCTTCctccggcggcggcggcggcggagggAGCAATAACTACGAGACGTTTGACATCAACAAGATATTCGTTgacgaaggagaagaagagaaacccGACCCGAATAAGCCTTACACTCTCGGACCCAAGATATCCGATTGGGATGAGCAGAGATCCGACTGGTTAGCTAAGAACCCTACCTTCCCCAACTTCATCGGACCCAACAAGCCACGTGTCCTCTTGGTGACTGGTTCGGCGCCGAAACCGTGTGAGAATCCCGTCGGAGACCATTACCTGTTGAAGTCGATCAAGAACAAGATCGATTACTGTAGGCTTCACGGGATCGAGATCTTCTACAACATGGCCCTCCTCGATGCTGAGATGGCTGGTTTTTGGGCGAAGCTGCCCTTGATAAGGAAGCTTCTGCTGTCTCACCCTGAGATTGAGTTTCTGTGGTGGATGGATAGTGATGCTATGTTTACGGACATGGCGTTCGAGCTTCCGTGGGAGAGGTACAAAGATTACAACCTGGTGATGCACGGATGGAATGAGATGGTTTATGATGAGAAGAATTGGATTGGGTTGAACACTGGGAGTTTCTTGCTTAGGAACAATCAGTGGGCGCTTGATTTGCTTGACACTTGGGCTCCTATGGGTCCCAAAGGGAAGATCCGTGAGGAAGCGGGTAAGGTTTTGACCCGTGAGCTCAAGGGTAGGCCTGTTTTCGAAGCTGATGATCAGTCTGCTATGGTTTATCTCTTGGCTACTCAGCGTGCCACTTGGGGAAATAAG GTATACCTTGAAAATGGATACTATCTTCACGGCTACTGGGGAATACTTGTGGACAAATACGAAGAAATGATAGAGAACCACCATCCGGGTCTAGGTGACCACAGGTGGCCATTGGTGACTCACTTTGTGGGTTGCAAACCCTGCGGGAAGTTTGGGGATTACCCGGTGGAACGGTGTCTTAAGCAAATGGACAGAGCCTTTAACTTTGGGGATAATCAGATTCTGCAAATCTATGGTTTCACCCACAAATCTTTGGCTAGTCGCAAAGTCAAGAGAGTGAGGAACGAGACTAGCAATCCACTTGAGATGAAAGACGAGCTTGGGTTGCTTCATCCAGCGTTTAAAGCTGTCAAGGTACAACAAACTAACCAAGTTTGA
- the LOC103868204 gene encoding putative lipid-binding protein At4g00165: MAISKAFPLLLVLLLVLNSTFSFCHAVKQCPPPRKQSSMKCPRDTVKFGVCGSWLGLVHEVIGTPPSQECCSLVKGLADLEAALCLCTALKTSLLGVAPVKLPVALTLLLNSCGKTLPQGFVC, from the coding sequence ATGGCTATCTCAAAAGCTTTTCCATTGCTTCTGGTCTTGTTGCTAGTCCTCAACTCAACATTCTCCTTTTGTCATGCCGTTAAGCAATGCCCTCCTCCCAGAAAACAATCATCCATGAAATGTCCAAGAGACACGGTCAAGTTTGGAGTCTGTGGCAGCTGGTTAGGTCTAGTTCATGAGGTCATCGGTACACCACCGAGCCAGGAGTGTTGCTCACTTGTCAAAGGTTTGGCTGATCTTGAAGCTGCCCTTTGTCTTTGCACCGCCCTTAAAACCAGCCTACTCGGAGTCGCTCCGGTTAAACTTCCTGTTGCTCTCACTTTGCTTCTCAACTCTTGTGGCAAGACTCTTCCTCAGGGATTTGTCTGTTGA